In one window of Nicotiana tabacum cultivar K326 chromosome 12, ASM71507v2, whole genome shotgun sequence DNA:
- the LOC107778477 gene encoding sec1 family domain-containing protein MIP3-like isoform X1, whose protein sequence is MATVDVIKCCIDSIRQISDEIRDAIIYLDAGSTESFEFLGAFSLFLELGAHAICSLEKMSPLDKVVDWNSTSGPAKKIVVITSRLLSDAHRYILRCLSALQTVCSCAIFTCISETGHSAYPESPLGPDAYREYESLLVQDYEELAGKSLRNSSHAGESTVKESVSAEDEGWSQLTTSKEATPNFSSVASPQKLYGDSVIDLTEDVGKKLKVSVHHFPLVLCPFSPRFFVLPSEGSVAEAYLSTEHDNSISFGLPPISTGTPADGEDVPPGAILTAQFLYHLAAKMDLKLEIFSLGDISKTVGKLLTDMSSLYDVGRRKRSAGLLLIDRTLDLLTPCCHGDSLVDRMFSSLPRRERMSPFSQAKSSQSQLKLGPAYLQRSPLTVQIPLNNSLREETSSFDNFQLVANIEAFLRGWSSRDSTSQMVELVNLSAKLSDEMSLQDFQSDLLCGSFVSTENFHGTPYLEAILERRTKDGAVLIKKWLQESLRRENMSLNVKVRPGYVSKSDLQPMIKALAKSQSSLTKNKGIIQLAAAALYALDESHSAKWDAFNSAEKILNVNAGDTSQSLAAQICDLINKSAFVSSQGNNKLDAQRGILTLQDALLLTVVGYILAGENFPSSGTVGPFSWQEEHFMKEAIVDAIVENPTVAKLKFLQGLTQDLEANFNRQSEEKKEGLSNTESVDFDDDDWGSWGDEDAGKDKNKEQVYGDMQLKLELRDRADNLFKFFHKLSSLKKNISFREWSQALESKFNDDPYSNKGLLYKVLSRVLAKHEVPGLEYHSSTVGRLFKSGFGRFGLGQAKPSLADQDVILVFVVGGINGVEVREAQEALSESSRPEVELIIGGTTLLTPNDMFELLLGDCSCV, encoded by the exons ATGGCTACGGTTGATGTGATCAAGTGTTGTATCGATTCCATTAGACAA ATATCAGATGAAATTAGAGATGCCATAATTTATCTGGATGCAGGGAGTACtgaaagctttgaatttcttGGAGCATTCTCTTTGTTTTTGGAGCTGGGTGCACATGCCATTTGCAGTTTGGAGAAAATGTCTCCTCTCGATAAG GTGGTTGATTGGAATTCGACTTCTGGGCCTGCAAAGAAAATTGTTGTCATCACGTCACGTCTTCTAAGTGATGCACATAGATATATTTTACGTTGCCTGAGTGCACTTCAGACTGTCTGCAGCTGTGCTATATTTACATGCATCTCAGAG ACGGGTCACTCAGCATACCCTGAGTCACCCTTAGGACCGGATGCATATCGTGAATATGAATCCTTGCTTGTCCAAGATTATGAGGAGCTTGCTGGAAAGTCTCTGAGGAACTCTAGTCATGCTGGAGAGAGCACAGTAAAGGAAAGTGTGTCCGCTGAAGATGAAGGATGGTCACAATTAACCACCAGTAAAGAAGCGACTCCTAATTTCAGTTCTGTTGCAAGTCCACAAAAACTTTATGGAGACAGTGTAATTGACCTGACAGAAGATGTAGGGAAAAAGTTGAAAGTTTCTGTGCATCATTTCCCTTTGGTCTTGTGTCCCTTTTCACCCAGATTCTTTGTCTTGCCTTCAGAAGGATCAGTTGCTGAAGCATACCTGTCCACTGAACATGATAACTCTATAAGCTTTGGGTTGCCTCCAATAAGTACTGGGACACCTGCCGATGGTGAGGATGTCCCTCCTGGGGCAATTCTTACCGCTCAATTTCTTTATCATCTGGCGGCAAAG ATGGACCTGAAACTTGAAATATTTTCCCTGGGTGATATTTCAAAAACTGTTGGAAAGCTTCTGACGGACATGTCAAGTCTTTATGACGTCGGTCGGCGTAAGAGATCTGCAGGGCTATTACTCATAGATCGCACACTTGACCTTCTTACTCCCTGCTGTCATGGTGACTCACTTGTGGATCGAATGTTTTCATCATTGCCTCGCAGGGAACGGATGTCGCCCTTCAGTCAAGCTAAAAGCTCGCAAAGCCAGCTTAAACTTGGCCCCGCTTACTTGCAACGTTCTCCTCTTACTGTTCAGATACCACTGAATAATAGTTTAAGAGAGGAGACTTCTAGTTTTGACAACTTTCAGCTGGTGGCAAACATTGAAGCATTTCTCCGTGGTTGGAGTTCTAGAGACTCAACTTCTCAAATGGTTGAGTTGGTGAATCTTAGCGCTAAACTTAGTGATGAAATGTCCTTGCAAGATTTTCAGAGTGACCTTCTTTGTGGTTCTTTTGTCTCCACGGAGAATTTTCATGGAACACCATACCTGGAAGCCATACTAGAGCGAAGGACAAAAGATGGGGCTGTTCTGATCAAGAAATGGCTGCAGGAAAGTTTACGTCgggaaaatatgtcattgaacgtAAAAGTACGTCCTGGTTATGTTTCAAAATCAGATTTGCAGCCTATGATTAAGGCATTGGCCAAAAGCCAGTCATCTTTGACGAAAAACAAAGGAATCATCCAGTTAGCTGCAGCAGCATTATATGCTTTAGATGAATCACATAGTGCTAAATGGGATGCATTTAACAGTGCTGAGAAGATACTGAATGTAAATGCTGGAGACACAAGCCAGAGTCTTGCTGCTCAAATTTGTGATCTCATAAATAAAAGTGCTTTTGTTAGTTCCCAGGGAAATAATAAGTTGGATGCTCAACGGGGGATTCTTACTCTACAAGATGCTCTGCTTCTCACAGTTGTTGGATATATATTGGCAGGTGAGAATTTCCCATCTTCTGGGACTGTTGGTCCTTTCTCTTGGCAAGAGGAACATTTTATGAAAGAAGCTATTGTTGATGCGATTGTTGAGAACCCAACAGTTGCAAAATTAAAGTTTCTGCAAGGTTTAACTCAGGATCTTGAAGCCAACTTTAACAGACAATCAGAAGAAAAGAAGGAAGGTCTTTCTAATACTGAAAGTgttgattttgatgatgacgATTGGGGTAGTTGGGGTGATGAAGATGCTGGAAAAGATAAAAACAAAGAGCAAGTGTATGGTGACATGCAGCTAAAGTTAGAGTTGCGTGATAGGGCGGATAATCTTTTCAAATTCTTTCACAAATTGTCCAGCTTAAAGAAGAATATTTCATTCAGAGAATGGTCACAGGCTCTGGAGAGTAAGTTCAATGATGATCCTTACTCAAACAAAGGACTGCTTTATAAAGTGCTTTCAAGGGTGCTGGCTAAGCATGAAGTACCTGGTTTAGAGTATCATTCATCTACTGTTGGCCGGCTATTCAAAAGCGGGTTTGGGAGATTTGGCCTTGGGCAG GCAAAACCAAGTCTGGCAGATCAAGATGTCATTCTCGTTTTTGTTGTCGGGGGCATAAATGGTGTTGAG GTTCGAGAAGCTCAGGAGGCATTATCTGAGAGCAGTAGGCCTGAGGTTGAATTGATTATTGGCGGAACGACTCTTCTTACACCTAACGATATGTTTGAATTACTGCTGGGCGATTGTTCTTGCGTTTAA
- the LOC107778475 gene encoding uncharacterized protein LOC107778475 → MAAFELLHQARRHCSYKTPSHFSPLLRSHFHRFLSSSSSQSQPESTENPIPVQPVSYKPKDPPETPSTETTSQASTRPESNTKDPVNADGKTWTREDLRYLKDAPKITPVSYPTRVAPLPEDRVEEDGGVEAKGDEELERERRRIEAQKRAAMRRVLNVEEEMVPFPTLVNAKSDDEKKKKAVYDLKEAIRLVKANAKKKFDETLEAHVVLTSDMRRSDLKLEGTVAVPHGFGKVYRIAVFAEGAAADEAREAGADVVGGLELIENIKSGNVKIDFDKCFSTHAMMPNLRQIAKYLRQLMPDTKKGTVTKDITKAVKEAKQGVPFKKDKTAIVHVGIGKVSFQDEALCENVGAFVHELLRQKPAGLKKSSKYAGYVNTVHICSTMGPSFPVSIQSLSIAADRHARKYLQL, encoded by the exons ATGGCGGCCTTCGAACTGCTCCATCAAGCTCGCCGCCACTGCTCCTACAAAACCCCATCTCACTTTTCTCCTCTTCTCCGCTCTCATTTCCACCGATTTCTCTCCTCTTCATCATCCCAATCACAACCCGAATCCACAGAAAACCCGATTCCAGTCCAACCCGTTTCCTACAAACCCAAGGATCCTCCGGAAACCCCATCTACAGAAACCACGTCTCAAGCTTCTACCCGTCCCGAGTCGAATACCAAAGACCCTGTTAACGCCGATGGTAAGACGTGGACACGGGAGGATCTCCGGTACTTGAAGGATGCACCAAAAATAACTCCGGTTTCTTACCCGACCCGAGTGGCTCCGTTACCTGAGGATCGGGTTGAAGAGGATGGGGGAGTGGAAGCTAAGGGTGATGAGGAGctggagagagagagaagaagaatTGAGGCACAAAAAAGGGCGGCAATGAGGAGGGTTTTGAATGTTGAAGAGGAAATGGTTCCGTTTCCTACATTGGTTAACGCGAAGAGTGatgatgaaaagaagaaaaaagctgTTTATGATCTTAAAGAGGCCATTCGCCTCGTAAAG GCTAATGCCAAGAAGAAGTTTGATGAAACTTTGGAAGCTCATGTTGTTTTGACTTCTGATATGCGCCGAAGTGATCTG AAGCTTGAAGGTACAGTAGCTGTTCCTCATGGGTTTGGCAAG GTATATCGTATTGCTGTTTTTGCTGAAGGAGCTGCTGCTGATGAAGCCCGAGAAGCAGGAGCTGATGTTGTTGGTGGTTTGGAGCTCATAGAGAATATCAAGAGTG GAAATGTGAAGATTGATTTTGACAAATGTTTTTCCACTCATGCAATGATGCCGAACTTGAGACAG ATTGCCAAGTACTTGAGACAATTGATGCCAGATACTAAA AAAGGTACTGTTACCAAAGATATCACAAAAGCAGTGAAAGAAGCAAAACAAGGTGTACCTTTCAAAAAAGACAAAACTGCAATTGTGCATGTAGGAATTGGGAAG GTAAGTTTTCAAGATGAGGCACTATGTGAAAACGTTGGTGCATTTGTACACGAACTTTTGCGTCAGAAGCCTGCTGGCTTAAAAAAGA GCTCAAAATATGCTGGTTATGTGAATACAGTCCATATATGCAGCACG ATGGGTCCATCTTTCCCCGTGTCAATACAGTCGTTATCGATTGCAGCGGACCGCCATGCAAGGAAGTATCTTCAATTATAG
- the LOC107778477 gene encoding sec1 family domain-containing protein MIP3-like isoform X2 encodes MSPLDKVVDWNSTSGPAKKIVVITSRLLSDAHRYILRCLSALQTVCSCAIFTCISETGHSAYPESPLGPDAYREYESLLVQDYEELAGKSLRNSSHAGESTVKESVSAEDEGWSQLTTSKEATPNFSSVASPQKLYGDSVIDLTEDVGKKLKVSVHHFPLVLCPFSPRFFVLPSEGSVAEAYLSTEHDNSISFGLPPISTGTPADGEDVPPGAILTAQFLYHLAAKMDLKLEIFSLGDISKTVGKLLTDMSSLYDVGRRKRSAGLLLIDRTLDLLTPCCHGDSLVDRMFSSLPRRERMSPFSQAKSSQSQLKLGPAYLQRSPLTVQIPLNNSLREETSSFDNFQLVANIEAFLRGWSSRDSTSQMVELVNLSAKLSDEMSLQDFQSDLLCGSFVSTENFHGTPYLEAILERRTKDGAVLIKKWLQESLRRENMSLNVKVRPGYVSKSDLQPMIKALAKSQSSLTKNKGIIQLAAAALYALDESHSAKWDAFNSAEKILNVNAGDTSQSLAAQICDLINKSAFVSSQGNNKLDAQRGILTLQDALLLTVVGYILAGENFPSSGTVGPFSWQEEHFMKEAIVDAIVENPTVAKLKFLQGLTQDLEANFNRQSEEKKEGLSNTESVDFDDDDWGSWGDEDAGKDKNKEQVYGDMQLKLELRDRADNLFKFFHKLSSLKKNISFREWSQALESKFNDDPYSNKGLLYKVLSRVLAKHEVPGLEYHSSTVGRLFKSGFGRFGLGQAKPSLADQDVILVFVVGGINGVEVREAQEALSESSRPEVELIIGGTTLLTPNDMFELLLGDCSCV; translated from the exons ATGTCTCCTCTCGATAAG GTGGTTGATTGGAATTCGACTTCTGGGCCTGCAAAGAAAATTGTTGTCATCACGTCACGTCTTCTAAGTGATGCACATAGATATATTTTACGTTGCCTGAGTGCACTTCAGACTGTCTGCAGCTGTGCTATATTTACATGCATCTCAGAG ACGGGTCACTCAGCATACCCTGAGTCACCCTTAGGACCGGATGCATATCGTGAATATGAATCCTTGCTTGTCCAAGATTATGAGGAGCTTGCTGGAAAGTCTCTGAGGAACTCTAGTCATGCTGGAGAGAGCACAGTAAAGGAAAGTGTGTCCGCTGAAGATGAAGGATGGTCACAATTAACCACCAGTAAAGAAGCGACTCCTAATTTCAGTTCTGTTGCAAGTCCACAAAAACTTTATGGAGACAGTGTAATTGACCTGACAGAAGATGTAGGGAAAAAGTTGAAAGTTTCTGTGCATCATTTCCCTTTGGTCTTGTGTCCCTTTTCACCCAGATTCTTTGTCTTGCCTTCAGAAGGATCAGTTGCTGAAGCATACCTGTCCACTGAACATGATAACTCTATAAGCTTTGGGTTGCCTCCAATAAGTACTGGGACACCTGCCGATGGTGAGGATGTCCCTCCTGGGGCAATTCTTACCGCTCAATTTCTTTATCATCTGGCGGCAAAG ATGGACCTGAAACTTGAAATATTTTCCCTGGGTGATATTTCAAAAACTGTTGGAAAGCTTCTGACGGACATGTCAAGTCTTTATGACGTCGGTCGGCGTAAGAGATCTGCAGGGCTATTACTCATAGATCGCACACTTGACCTTCTTACTCCCTGCTGTCATGGTGACTCACTTGTGGATCGAATGTTTTCATCATTGCCTCGCAGGGAACGGATGTCGCCCTTCAGTCAAGCTAAAAGCTCGCAAAGCCAGCTTAAACTTGGCCCCGCTTACTTGCAACGTTCTCCTCTTACTGTTCAGATACCACTGAATAATAGTTTAAGAGAGGAGACTTCTAGTTTTGACAACTTTCAGCTGGTGGCAAACATTGAAGCATTTCTCCGTGGTTGGAGTTCTAGAGACTCAACTTCTCAAATGGTTGAGTTGGTGAATCTTAGCGCTAAACTTAGTGATGAAATGTCCTTGCAAGATTTTCAGAGTGACCTTCTTTGTGGTTCTTTTGTCTCCACGGAGAATTTTCATGGAACACCATACCTGGAAGCCATACTAGAGCGAAGGACAAAAGATGGGGCTGTTCTGATCAAGAAATGGCTGCAGGAAAGTTTACGTCgggaaaatatgtcattgaacgtAAAAGTACGTCCTGGTTATGTTTCAAAATCAGATTTGCAGCCTATGATTAAGGCATTGGCCAAAAGCCAGTCATCTTTGACGAAAAACAAAGGAATCATCCAGTTAGCTGCAGCAGCATTATATGCTTTAGATGAATCACATAGTGCTAAATGGGATGCATTTAACAGTGCTGAGAAGATACTGAATGTAAATGCTGGAGACACAAGCCAGAGTCTTGCTGCTCAAATTTGTGATCTCATAAATAAAAGTGCTTTTGTTAGTTCCCAGGGAAATAATAAGTTGGATGCTCAACGGGGGATTCTTACTCTACAAGATGCTCTGCTTCTCACAGTTGTTGGATATATATTGGCAGGTGAGAATTTCCCATCTTCTGGGACTGTTGGTCCTTTCTCTTGGCAAGAGGAACATTTTATGAAAGAAGCTATTGTTGATGCGATTGTTGAGAACCCAACAGTTGCAAAATTAAAGTTTCTGCAAGGTTTAACTCAGGATCTTGAAGCCAACTTTAACAGACAATCAGAAGAAAAGAAGGAAGGTCTTTCTAATACTGAAAGTgttgattttgatgatgacgATTGGGGTAGTTGGGGTGATGAAGATGCTGGAAAAGATAAAAACAAAGAGCAAGTGTATGGTGACATGCAGCTAAAGTTAGAGTTGCGTGATAGGGCGGATAATCTTTTCAAATTCTTTCACAAATTGTCCAGCTTAAAGAAGAATATTTCATTCAGAGAATGGTCACAGGCTCTGGAGAGTAAGTTCAATGATGATCCTTACTCAAACAAAGGACTGCTTTATAAAGTGCTTTCAAGGGTGCTGGCTAAGCATGAAGTACCTGGTTTAGAGTATCATTCATCTACTGTTGGCCGGCTATTCAAAAGCGGGTTTGGGAGATTTGGCCTTGGGCAG GCAAAACCAAGTCTGGCAGATCAAGATGTCATTCTCGTTTTTGTTGTCGGGGGCATAAATGGTGTTGAG GTTCGAGAAGCTCAGGAGGCATTATCTGAGAGCAGTAGGCCTGAGGTTGAATTGATTATTGGCGGAACGACTCTTCTTACACCTAACGATATGTTTGAATTACTGCTGGGCGATTGTTCTTGCGTTTAA